In the Moraxella osloensis genome, TCAAGCCATGTCACCGTACGTCACCAAACAAAGCGAAATCGGCGTGAAATACGACCGCGGCGTTATCGGCGCAGGTCTCACCGTTTTTCAAACCAACAAGCCGCGTTATACTACCGTTGATACTACCTTTGAAGCACATGGCAAAAACCAACATAAGGGCATTGAGCTCAATGTATATGGACAACCCACCGCCAATATGCGAGTGCTAGGCGGCGTGACCTTTCTTGATACCCAACAAAAAGACACCGGCAATGATGCCACTGAAGGTAAGCAAGTTATCGGCGCGGCAAAACACCTGTTGAACCTAGGGCTAGAATATGATTTACCACAACTAGACGGCTTAACCTTAACAGGCGATGTCATCCATACTGGCAAACGTTACGCCAATGATGCCAACACCCTAAAAGTCGATGGCTACACCACTGTGGATTTGGGCGCAAGATATAAAACCCAACTTGCCGGTAAAGCAGTCACGCTCAAAGGGGTGATTGCTAACGTCACCGATAAAGACTACTGGTCATCGGTGGGCGGTTATGAAAATACCGCAGGTGACAACGGTGCAGGCTATCTTACCTTAGGTGAGCCACGCACATTGAAGCTGTCAGCGACCTTTGATTTTTAATTTTACCCATTGTTAACGTTTGCCATCGGATGAAGCTTGCTTTGTCCGATTTTTATTTGAGACTGCCTAAAAAATAAAAGCTAAACAGGAAATACATGTTCCCCACTACCATGCCCCTTATGACCCTTATCTGGCAACAGCACCGCTTTGCCTTTATCAAAGTCATCTTGCTCAATCTGCTTAATGCCTTGGTGAATGTCGCTATTATCGCCTTTATTAACCGTTTTTTAATTGCAGCAGCCGGCACTGATAATCCCCTCTTAGGCAGTTGGCAGATATTAGCGATATTTTTGGTAGCGATTATGGGTTTATTAGCGACAACGTTGATGTCACAGCTTGCCTTGACTAAGTTAGGGCATCGCTTTGTGTTTGAATTACGTTCGCAACTGATAAAACGTATCTTAGACACTTCAATCGCCCAAATCGAAAAAATCGGTAGTGCCAAGCTGTTAGCCAGCTTAACTACCGATGTGCAGTCGATTACCGTGGCGTTTGTACGCTTGCCTGAGCTGGTGCAAGGGGTGATTATTTGCACGGCGACCGCGGTTTATTTGGGGTTTTTATCTCTGCCAATGCTGCTTGTGGTCATGGGATGTATTACGCTGACCATTTTTATCAGCAGTAAACTCGTTGGTCATGTGTATGCCCATTTAGCCACATTACGAGAAATCAATGATGCACTGTATCAAGATTATCAAGCGGTGATTGATGGACGAAAAGAACTTGCCTTAAATCGTGAACGTGCCAACCGTCTATTTACCCATGATTATCAACGCCACGCAAGCGACTATTTCAAGCATATTGTCAAAGCCGATACTTTTCATCTGTCAGCCGTAAGCTGGTCAAATATTATGATGTTTGCCGTAATTGGGGTGATTTATGCCCTAGCCAATATTTATCATTGGGTAGATACCGCCACCGCCACTACGTTTGCCCTCACCGTATTGTTTATCCAGTCGCCTCTACTGATGGCGATTGGGGCATTTCCCACCGTGCAAACGGCTAAAGTTGCCTTGGAAAAAATACAATCATTACAGCTTGCCGACTATAGCCCAAATTTTGATACCCAAATTTTAACCCCAAATTGGCAAGTCATTACTTTTAAAAATATAAATTATCACTATGACAATAGCGCAAATTTTGGCTTAAAGCATATCAACTTTACGTTAAAACGCGGCGAAGTGGTGTTCTTAATTGGCGCCAATGGTAGCGGAAAATCCACACTTGCCAAGCTCATCACAGGGTTATATCAGCCTAAATTTGCGGAAAATTCCGGTATTTTTATCGATAACCAGCCTGTCGCCTCAGAACATTACCCCCATTATCGCCAGTTATTTTCAGCGATTTATAGCGATTTTTATCTGTTTAAAACTGTGATGGGAAGCGCGCAAAATACGCCCAATGCCGAGTTAATCGATAATTGGCTAGATATTTTAGCCATCAAAGAAAAAGTCAGCGTCACCGATAACCAACTTAGCGCCACCGAACTTTCGCAGGGGCAGCGCAAACGCCTTGCCATGCTGCTTGCTGTCGCCGAAGAAAAGTCTATTTTACTGCTTGATGAGTGGGCTGCCGACCAAGACCCTGCCTATCGCCGTGTGTTTTATCACCATATTATTCCCATGTTGCAAAAAATGGGCAAAACGCTGTTTATTATCAGTCATGATGACAGCTATTTTGAAAAGGCGGATAGATTGTTGATGATGAAAAATGGCGAACTCAGCGAGCTGACCGGTTTGCAACGCGAAAAAGCCAGTCTAGATGCCATTACAGTGATTGGTGAGCATTAAGAATCTATACGACCTGCCCTAAAACCTCGTAACAGCTGATTAAATATCATTGCAAATAAGAATGATTATTGTTATTATTTTCATTAATTTTAACATACTGTAAATTTCTGTAATCATTTATTGTGGCGGGGTCACTTATGCGTTTATCTTTTTTGTCAGTAGCAATACGGGCGTCTTTAGCAGTAGGTATCAGCCATGTTTTTGCCAGTCAAGTGCTGGCAGACGTTGCAGCCAATAGCGAAGAAGCACCTGAAACCACATTAGATACCTTGGTCATTCGTAGTGATGCTTACCGCACCACTGCTACCAAGACCGCCCTTGACCCCGAAAAAACCCCCATGAGTTATTCTCGTATCGAGCAAGAGACATTGCAGCAACGCCAAGCAGACAGTGTGGCGAGTGCGCTGCGTTATGAACCAGGTGTCAGTAGCGAAAGTCGTGGCACGGTCAGCGTGTTTGATGAGTACGAAATGCGGGGCTTTAAGAATTTTTCCAACTTTTATGACGGAATGCGGCTGCCGTATGATGGGGCGTGGAATCTGATGCCCCAAGTTGATATCTATGCAACTGAAGCCGTGGAAGTGCTAAAAGGCTCTACTTCTGCGTTATACGGCTTTAACGAACCTGGCGGTATGGTCAATCAAGTCGCCAAAACCCCAAAAAACACCTCTGAACACGAAATCAAACTGCGCTTAGGTACCAATAACCTCAAAGAAATCGGCATTGACAGCACAGGTCCTATTAACGATACCACCAATTATCGCCTGGTGGCATTAGCCCGTGAAAAAGAAGGACAAATGCAAACGACCGAAGAAAAACGGGTATTAATCAATCCTTCTATCGTATGGAAACCTAACAAAAATGTTTCGGTACTTGCCAACATTTATTACCAAGATGACCCACACCAAGTCCCTTCTACGCCGCTACCTGGGGTGGGTACGGTGTATAACGCCAGTTATGGCAAGCTGAAAGCCGACGCCTATGCCGGCGATAAATGGAACGATTTTAGCAAAAAAGTCTTTATGCCGAGTGAAACGATTAACTGGAAAATCAACGACTTTTTAAAGTTTAAACACAGCTTGCGTTATACCGATGCCGATGCTCAACAAAAAAACACCTATCATACCAAAACTGACACAGATTCGCCTTTTATCGATGGTTCGGACAGCATTCTCACCCGTACTGCTTACACCACCGATGAAAAAATGACCAACTGGGCGACGGATAACCAGTTGGCGTATAGCCTGTTTACCAAGAATAGTTCACACAACTTGCTATTGGGTGTGGATTATCAAAAAACAGATAGTACCGCCAAATATGCGGATGCGATTTATAGTGGCGTGCCAACGATTGACCTTGCTGACCCCGACTACGACCAATTTAGTAAGATTGACCTCAATCTCACAGGCTACCAACTCAGCAACGATATCGAACAATCTCAGTTAGGTGTGTATTTACAAGACGAAATACAATGGAAAAAATGGACGGTGGTCGCAGGATTACGCCATGATAACTATAAAAATACCACTATTGCCAAAAGTCCAGGTGTGGCCGACAATACTATTGACTACACCGCCAAACACACATCAGGACGGTTGTCGAGCATGTACCAATTTGACAATGGCTTTGCCCCATATGCCAGCTTTTCGCAATCATTTCAGCCTGTGGTAAGTATGTTTTATAACACAAATGAACCGCTAAAACCCACCACCGCCAACCAAATCGAAGCAGGGGTTAAATACGTTTCGCCCGATAAAGCGACCAAAGCCACCTTTGCCGCCTATGACATCAAGAAAAAGAACGAACCTCTCAATTCTAGCGACTGGCTCACCGTCACCCAAACCGGCGAAATCACCTCAAAAGGCTTTGAAATCTCAGCCGACCATCGCTTTAACAAATGGCTTAATGTCGGGCTAGGCTACGGCTATGTCGATGCCGAAATTACCAAAGACGAATTTCACCCAGAATATGTCGGTAAGATGCCACAACAAGTCGCCAAGCACAAAGCCAGTCTCTGGGCAGGCATCACCCCAAATAACAAGACCATACTCAATCTAGGCGTTCGCTATCAGTCAGGCATGCAAATCAATCAGGCAAATTCTGACACCTTGCCTAGCGTGACCTTAGTGGATGTATCGGGCAGTTACCAAATTTCCCCGACCTTGACTGCAGGGCTAAATGTCAGCAATCTTTTTGACAAAACCTACGTGGGTAGTTGTTATAACCGCAATAATTGCTGGATGGGTGCAGAGCGACAAGCCAGTGTTAGCTTAACAGCGAAGTTTTAATCATATTCATAAATCTAAACAAAGGACTTGTCACCCCACGTCCTTTCCTTATCGCCCTTTAACAAAAATTACATTCTATGCACCCAGAAAATCTGACTTTATTTGATGACCCCGAAATTGCCGACATCATCGATCACATCAACGAAGACCACAGCGATGATATGAAGCACATGGCGTTAGGCTTGCTAAACTTAACCAAGGTTCAGCAAAAAACCTTAAAAAATGCGACCTTGCGCCAAATCTATCAACAAGGCTTGCTGTTGGATTTGCAATTTACGCAAAACGAGCCACACTTAGACAATCAGCTTTTGGCATTTAGTGAGCCGACCCAAACCCTTGAAAAATTCAACGACCAATATGTCGCCTTATTGCAGCGCAGTGACCGCAAACAAGGTAAAAAAACCATTGACATCAAGCAGCGTCAATTTTGCCTGCAAAGCGTGGAAGCGGTTAGTCACCATATGTATCGTTTGACAGTGCAAACAGATAGCGATTTATCCGATTTGCCGGCAGGTTATGCGTTTTTATTTGATGTCAAACTGCCCGACACCGACCTAAAAAAGCACCCCCGCCCCTACCGCTATTATACGCTTCGCAAAGCATGGCAAACTGTGGATGAAAACGGTGAAACGCAAAACCTTGCTTGGATAGATATCTATTGTCATGGAGAAAAAAACGGCGAAATCAGTCTTGGCGAAACTTGGGTAAAATCGTTAAAAATAGGCGATATTTTTACCAGTGAGCGAGAATTCCCCGAAAAAATCGATCATCTCGATGTTAATCAGCCACAGGGACAAAGTCTATTAATCGCTGATGAAACCTCACTGCCGACCGTAGCCAGACTGTTAGAGCAGTGGCAAATGACCGAGCAGACAACACCACCGATTGTACTTGCCTTTTTGCAAAGCCCGCTAGATTTGGCTTATTTAGAAGACGTTTTAGCCCAGTATCCTGCAACGGTGTTGCCAATTGTGGCGAATGATAACCAACTGCCCCATAAGCAGATTTTTACGACCCTACAAGATTTTTTACAACAACATCCTCACAAAATTGACCACATCTGGGGTGGGCTTGAAGCGACAACAACGAAAAAATTGCGTTTGTTATTGGATGAGTTATTACAGTTAAGTCGCGATAATAGCGTACTAAAAGTGTATTGGCGAGCAAGCTAACGGCCACCTCGGAATTGGGCAGACAATCAGATGCATACGTGAGTGCTTAGTCGTAACAATTGGTTGTTTGCAGGGTCGCTTGACTGTAGGCAGCGGCCGGCGAATTTTATGAACCATTAGCTATTCATCATTTTGTCACGCAACCTTTCTATGATATTTCACAAATTTATCAACGCTCTTGTTTGAGCCTAATTTAGTGAGCGATCATGAACTATAAGACCCATCATTATAAAAACCATCATTATAAAAATATCCAAATCAAGCGCATTTGCCTCACCACATCCATGATTGTAGCAAGCATGTCACTTGTTGCTTGTAATAACAATGATAATGATAGTAATGACCCTAAACCCCAGCAAATCGCTACCAATACGAACCTTAACTTTACTATTCTTGAAACGTCAGATTTGCATAACAATGTCATGAGTTATGATTATTACAAGTTGACAGAAGACAAAAGTTTGGGGCTTGAGCGAACCGCAACGCTTATTAATAACGCTCGTAGTGAATCTACCAATAATATCTTGCTAGATAACGGTGATACCATTCAAGGTAGTGCTTTAGGTGACTATCAAGCAACAGTGAACCCTGTCAAAT is a window encoding:
- a CDS encoding multidrug ABC transporter permease/ATP-binding protein translates to MTLIWQQHRFAFIKVILLNLLNALVNVAIIAFINRFLIAAAGTDNPLLGSWQILAIFLVAIMGLLATTLMSQLALTKLGHRFVFELRSQLIKRILDTSIAQIEKIGSAKLLASLTTDVQSITVAFVRLPELVQGVIICTATAVYLGFLSLPMLLVVMGCITLTIFISSKLVGHVYAHLATLREINDALYQDYQAVIDGRKELALNRERANRLFTHDYQRHASDYFKHIVKADTFHLSAVSWSNIMMFAVIGVIYALANIYHWVDTATATTFALTVLFIQSPLLMAIGAFPTVQTAKVALEKIQSLQLADYSPNFDTQILTPNWQVITFKNINYHYDNSANFGLKHINFTLKRGEVVFLIGANGSGKSTLAKLITGLYQPKFAENSGIFIDNQPVASEHYPHYRQLFSAIYSDFYLFKTVMGSAQNTPNAELIDNWLDILAIKEKVSVTDNQLSATELSQGQRKRLAMLLAVAEEKSILLLDEWAADQDPAYRRVFYHHIIPMLQKMGKTLFIISHDDSYFEKADRLLMMKNGELSELTGLQREKASLDAITVIGEH
- a CDS encoding SIP domain-containing protein produces the protein MHPENLTLFDDPEIADIIDHINEDHSDDMKHMALGLLNLTKVQQKTLKNATLRQIYQQGLLLDLQFTQNEPHLDNQLLAFSEPTQTLEKFNDQYVALLQRSDRKQGKKTIDIKQRQFCLQSVEAVSHHMYRLTVQTDSDLSDLPAGYAFLFDVKLPDTDLKKHPRPYRYYTLRKAWQTVDENGETQNLAWIDIYCHGEKNGEISLGETWVKSLKIGDIFTSEREFPEKIDHLDVNQPQGQSLLIADETSLPTVARLLEQWQMTEQTTPPIVLAFLQSPLDLAYLEDVLAQYPATVLPIVANDNQLPHKQIFTTLQDFLQQHPHKIDHIWGGLEATTTKKLRLLLDELLQLSRDNSVLKVYWRAS
- a CDS encoding TonB-dependent siderophore receptor codes for the protein MRLSFLSVAIRASLAVGISHVFASQVLADVAANSEEAPETTLDTLVIRSDAYRTTATKTALDPEKTPMSYSRIEQETLQQRQADSVASALRYEPGVSSESRGTVSVFDEYEMRGFKNFSNFYDGMRLPYDGAWNLMPQVDIYATEAVEVLKGSTSALYGFNEPGGMVNQVAKTPKNTSEHEIKLRLGTNNLKEIGIDSTGPINDTTNYRLVALAREKEGQMQTTEEKRVLINPSIVWKPNKNVSVLANIYYQDDPHQVPSTPLPGVGTVYNASYGKLKADAYAGDKWNDFSKKVFMPSETINWKINDFLKFKHSLRYTDADAQQKNTYHTKTDTDSPFIDGSDSILTRTAYTTDEKMTNWATDNQLAYSLFTKNSSHNLLLGVDYQKTDSTAKYADAIYSGVPTIDLADPDYDQFSKIDLNLTGYQLSNDIEQSQLGVYLQDEIQWKKWTVVAGLRHDNYKNTTIAKSPGVADNTIDYTAKHTSGRLSSMYQFDNGFAPYASFSQSFQPVVSMFYNTNEPLKPTTANQIEAGVKYVSPDKATKATFAAYDIKKKNEPLNSSDWLTVTQTGEITSKGFEISADHRFNKWLNVGLGYGYVDAEITKDEFHPEYVGKMPQQVAKHKASLWAGITPNNKTILNLGVRYQSGMQINQANSDTLPSVTLVDVSGSYQISPTLTAGLNVSNLFDKTYVGSCYNRNNCWMGAERQASVSLTAKF